Sequence from the Ignavibacteria bacterium genome:
CGTATTACAATTCCCATTTAACAGAACCTGCTTTGTTTCCTTGAATTTCATTACTTCCAATCCTGACCGTCCCTTATCCTGCCGCAAAGGCATTATAGGATATCGGCTTTTCGGATCTTTGAAACACAAATATAGTTAATTTTATGCTATAAAAAATCTTCAATTATGGCCTGTAGTGCTCCCAAAAGCCGGAATATCATAACGTTTAAATAAAATTATATATAAAATTTTTCCGTAAATTTAGACCTTCGGAATAAAGAGAGTCGATGCCGGTGATTTTACCGGAAAGACAGGGAAATGGTTTCCGGTAAGCTAAATAATAAACCCTAACAACAGCAGCTAAGACAGAACATGAATGTTTGTGCGGTAATAGTAACTTATAATAACCGGTTTAATCTTCTAAAGCAGGTAATTGACGGCCTTTTCAGGATCAATGTTCAAAAAATCATAGTTGTAGACAATAACTCTGAAGACGAAAGCAGAAGCCAGCTTATAAGTTTAGAAAAAAATAACGTTTCCAGGTTGAAGGTACTATATCTGAATGAAAATACCGGATCCGCAGGGGGCTACGCAAGGGGTTTAAGGGAATTTTATGATGAAAAGTCGTGTGACTTTGTCTGGCTTTTGGATGACGATAATGTCCCAAAAGAAGATTCCTTTGAGGTAATAAGAAATTTCTGGAGCAGCTTAACTGCCCCGGATAAAGAAAGCTCTATTGCGCTATTGTCTTCGAGGCCCGGAAGGAAAATTTATGAGACTGCCGTTATACAAAACAACCCCGATCTGGTTATTGGAGATATCAATGGCTTCATGGGCTTCACCGTCACCGGCTTTTTCTCCAGGATAGCCCGTTCTTTTTTCAAAAAAGAGGCAGGCAGCAGGGATGCAGTTTCGCATGGTAATGTTGCCGCTGCTTATTACGGCGGGTTGTTTTTTCATAAAAGTTTATTGGACATAATCGGTTACCCCAATGAGGATCTTTTTGTTTATTCAGATGATATTGAATATTCAAACAGGATAGTCAGAAAGGGTGGTAAAATCATAGTTTTGTTTAACAGCAGGATAGATGATGTTGACGAGAAATGGCATTCACCTGAAGACAAAATCACCTGCCTTAAGCTGCCACTAATGAATGAGTCCAACAAGCACCGGTTTTATTACCAGATCAGAAACCGGATTTATTTTGAAAAATACAGGACCAAATCCAGCAGCCTCCTATATTCTTTTAACAAATTTGTTTACTTTGTGATTTTAAAAGTAGTATTATTGACGAACAAAAATATCAGTTACAGTAAAATAATTAAGCTGGCTATTAAAGACGGGTTAAAAGGAAACTTGGGGAAAAAAGATACGGCATATTTGGGTTAACTTTTTTAATAACTCCCCCGAAGCATTTCTTCCTGCTTATAGATCTGGATAATCTTCCAAAGATTGGTTATTTTACTGCTTTTCAAAGCTCACAGGAAGCAGCTTTAATGAACAGACCGGGAAGGCTGCCCAAAAGTATTCCGGGGGACAAGTTCATTAAACGATTTCCGCAGGATTATGTAAGATGATTAACCTTCCCTCGAAGAATGAAGGGATCAAGCATTATTTCACCATTATATTCAAAGCAGCAGATGGACAAAAACAAAGATAATTTATCAGAAAAGACATTTTCATTAGTGCGTCCTTTATGGATGTTAATCAGGAAACTAAGTCCCAAGGGAGCATATATAAAGCTGGGAGATTACTGGGTAAAAGACCCTTCACTGGCAAAGATTGACAGACTGTTTCCCCGCACACGGCAAAAAATTGATGTGGAAAACTACGAAGAGAACAGCATTGCGGCTCTCAGGAGATTTGTCAGTCAGGGAGACAGAGTTACTATTGTCGGCGGAGGATACGGCATCACAGGGATTGTGGCGATGGAAAAAGGGGGCCAGGTTACCCTTATTGAAGCCAGCAAGGAAAGAGCCAAAGATATTCTAAAGACATGGGAAGAATATAAGTTAAAGGGCACAGTCATACACGGCTATGTAGGGTCTCCGGTAAATGTTTGGGGAGAGATGGAAGGAGCAGATAAAATTGAAGAGATACCCGACTGCGATATACTTGAGCTGGACTGTGAAAGCGGCGAAAAGGAGGTTTTAGCAAATCTTGGCATACAGCCAAGGGTGATCATTGTTGAATCGCATGGAGACCTGGGTTCACCGACCTCACTTGTAAAAGAACTTTTAGAAAGAAAGGGTTATGAAATAATTGAGGAAAAAGATGAAGAACCCTCCCGCGACATCATGGTTCTGGTAGCTAAGAGGAAATAGTCCAGCAGCCTTTTGAGGCAATAATATTTCTGGCATCTACAGATGCTGCTTCAGCTTAAGTGTCCGATACTAAATAGTATATTGAAAAGAAGGTAAATATCCGTTATTTTAATTCCGTTCATTAGACGTAAAATAAAGTTTTAAAATGTGAATCTTCTGATAAATTATGATTAATCTTGCCCCAATAGCCCTATTTGTTTATAACAGGCCGGTCCATACCTCTGAGACTCTGAAAGCCTTAAAAGAAAACGTGTATGCAGCTGAAAGCGAATTATTTGTTTTTTCTGACGGCCCCAGGAGCTCCAAGGATATTCCGCAGGTAAATGAGGTTAGAGAAATTGTAAAGAAAATATCAGGCTTTAAGAACATCACCATTATAGAACAGAAAGAAAATCTGGGCTTAGCCAACTCCATTATAAGCGGGGTAACAAAGCTTTGCAATGAATACGGCAAAGTTATAGTGCTGGAAGATGATTTAATCTCCTCCCCATATTTTCTAAAGTATATGAACGAGGGCCTTAACTACTATGAAGGCTATAAAAATGTCTTTACGGTCTGCGGCTTCAATCATAACCCGGGTATAATGAAAATAAATAAAGATTACGCTTTTGACGTGTTCTTTTCCTACAGAAACAGTTCATATGGCTGGGGAACCTGGCGTGACAGGTGGGAGCGTGCAGACTGGGAACTGCCGGATTATAATGAGTTTATGCTGGATAAAAAGAAGCAGAAGCTGTTCAATAAATCCGGCGATGATTTAACAAATCTGCTGGTTAAGCAGGTAAAAGGCAGAATAGATTCCTGGTCCATACGCTGGACTTACAGTCATTTTAAGAATAATGCCTTAGCCGTATATCCCCGGTTCTCTTACATTGATAACATTGGTTTCGACGGCAGCGGCGTACACTGCAAGCCCATATATAAATATAACAACGATCTCAGCAAAAGTATTATAGATCCTACGTTTGTGCCTCCCTTCACAGATGAAAAAGTACTGGAGGCATTTCGAAACATATACAAATACAGCCTGATTAAAAAAGCTAAAAGATATATAGCTGTCAATCTTCTTGAAAAATAAAATAGTTACGCTTTAAGGCAGAGTGCTATAAGATAACGAGAGAAAAAGCGTAAACTTAAGCATAAAGCAACTGATTTCAAGAGGTTTCAGGGCTACAACTTTGAGGGAACTTCATGCAGGAAAATGAAAGATTAACACAGCACTACAACGAAAAGTATAAAATAGAAACCGAAAGGGTTTATGATGATTATGTAGGATTAAAAAAATTTCCTCATTCCAGAATAGAATCATGCCTGAAGTATTTTCCTCTTAATTTTAACGGGGGCGACGTTCTGGAACTTGGTGCCGGATCGGGAATGCTCGTCCGGAGCTTTATAAATGCAGGTATTAGTTTTAAGAGTTATACAATAAGCGATTTTTCAAGTGTACGTGTTGAAGGGATGAAAAAAAGTGTTATTGACCCCAGAATAAGGGTCGAGCAGATTAACTGTGAGAACATACCTGTAGAAAGCCTGCCCCGGTATGATGCTGTCATCATGATAGCGCTGATTGAACATCTGATAGATCCTCTTGGAGTAATGCAGAATGTGCGTAAACTTCTTAAGCCGGGGGGCATTGTTTATATTGACACTCCCAATATGGCACTCTATCACAGGAGGCTCAAACTTTTAAGAGGAATTTTCCCTTCGACGGCTTCAAAAAATGAGGGTCTGACCACCTACGACAATAAGCCCGTTGATCTTTACGACGAAGGGCATCTCCACTACTTTACGTACAGTGCCCTTTCAAAAATGCTCCTGAGCAGATGCGGCTTTAGTTCCGTAACAAAATTAGGTTACTTTTACGGTGGGATAATAAGTGAAGCCCTGATGGATAAGCTTGCCCGTAGGTGGCCTGAATTTTTCTCCGAACTTGCCGTAATTGCCAGATAAAATTCAAATGCTGAAGACTGCAAATGCAGAGCAAAGTTTTCTTCAGGCTCACTCCGGGCACTAAATTATCTGCTATTATAATACCGATGTACTTGCCATTCCCATCCACAGACTGGTACCGTCACCCCCGGTATAATACAGCCTGTATTCGTTGTTAAATTTTCCTATATAGGGATAGGCAATTTTTGTACACCATTTAAGCTGACCCACTTTCCAGAACGGCTCGGATTTTTTTGTCCAGTTAATCCCATCAATCGAGTTTGCCATGCCAAAACCATCGTTATAATAGTTCATATAGACCATCTTAAACTGGCCGTTATCATAAATTACTGAGGGAGAAAATATTCCGGAGCCTTCCCAGCTTTGGTTTGCCTTTAAGACAGGGTTTCCTGAATATTTTGTCCATTGAACACCATCTGTCGAAGTTGCAAGGCACATGGCTCTGTCGCCATTAATCTTTGCATAGTTGTAGAACATATAATATGTACCATCTTTTTTAATGACACTGCCGGCCCATACCTTTTCTTCAAATGATGAGGCGGTCAAAACTGGCGAAGGGTGTTTCTCCCAGTAAATTCCATCCTGTGAGACAGCCAGGCCAACACTCATTGTTCCATTCTGGTCATGGAAGCCACAATAATACATCTTATATACACCTCCATCTTCTAAAACCGCTCCTGTTGTTACGGCATAATCATCCCATGCGCCGGCAGAGCCCGGAGAAAGGACCGGTTTTGCTGATGCTGAATTCCAATGTATGCCATCTACGGATTCCGAATAGCCGATGTCTGCTTTTGCACTGTAGTAGGTATTCAAATACCACATTTTGTACTTACCGTCTTTATACAAGACTTTACCCTGCGAGACAAGCAAAGGGTTTGCAGGACTGTCATAAATTGAGAACAGAGGATTTGCGGGATAGTCTATCCAGGATGTACTTCCCCACCTCACACTCACATAGATGCTTCCAACACCGCTAGGTTTTGGTGTCAGCGTCAGGTATACTTCAGTAGTCTTTGAATCCTCTATCATTATATCTGTCTCTCCGGTGTAGAGAACTTCACCCGCATTGTTTTCTGCGGTTATTCTAAGGTGCCACGATCCGGTCTTAATGTTCTCAAATAAGATATCGGCTAATGAGGAGGACAAATCTGCAAAAATGTTCAGGTCTTTTTTCAGCGTATCGCAATCAGGCCTTGAAAGGTATGCCTTGACCAGTGTAACTTCCAAAGGGGCATTTACCTTATCAATCTTAAATGACACACTGCCCAGTGTCTGGGTGGTTTTACTGCCCGGCTCAACTGTATTTTCTTTGGAGCAGCTGCTAAGGCAGAAAGCTGATAAGGAGATCAGCACTATGCCAATAAATCTTTTCATTATTTAGTCCTAAGTTTAATAGTTAAATGTGCTTACTGACATTTCAATTACTGATATTCGGCAACAGCCATATTGAAGACCCCGTTGGCAACTCCGGTATAATAAATTCTAAGCTTGTTTCCGTTCTTAAACAGATATGGATAATTTATCTGGGATGCCCAGTTTCTGTAAGTATTATTTAATCCGAAGACCGGGTTCTTCGGGTCTTTTTTCCATGTAACGCCGTCTGTTGAAGTAGCCATTCCGAAGCCTGTGCGGTCCCAGTTATCGTAGATCATCATGAACCTGGTCCCGTCATAAATTACGCTTGGATAAACTATTCCGCTTAACTCCCATGTTTCCGCCGGCAGGAGAATTGGATTTCCGGAGTACTTAGTCCAGTGTATCCCGTCCTGGCTTTGAGCCATATTAAGATTAAAGATGGGGTTAATAGAAGTATAATACATGTAATATACGCCATCTTTCTTTACAACGCCTGAGACACAAAGACTCGGTTCAGTTGCCACTGAGAAGATGGGCTCGGCCCTTTTCTCCCATGTAAGCCCATCCTGGCTCACGGCAAGTCCCATAGAGTAGTAATCCGGATTTTCATTGCTGTAGCCCGCGTAGTACATTTTATAGCCGTCATCATCTTTTAGCAGAGCTGTAATGCCAACCGAACGGCTGTCAAAGCTGCCCGCCGCGCCGTGCGACAAGACAGGTCTTTGAAACACATTATGCCAGTGAATGCCGTCAATGGATTCAGCATAATTTATGTCGGCTCTAGCGGCTTCATAGGTATGCATATACCACATTCTGTACTTACCGTTTTCATAAAGCACTTTCCCTGCAGCTACGCCGCCGTAAGGGTTGTTGTAGGCATCATACCTGGTAAATATCGGATTATTTGCATAATCGATCCAGCCCGAAGACTGCCATTTAACGCTTATATATACGCTTCCCACTCCTGTCGGCACAGGTGTAAGTGTCATATATACGTCAGTCGTTTTAGAATCCTCGACCACCAGGTCAGTTTCGCCCGAATAAAGCAGGACATTTGTGCTGCTTTTAGCCTCAATTTTCAGGTGCCATGTGCCTGTCTTAATATTTTCAAATGACACTTCTGCATCTGAAGAATCGAACATGCTGAGGTTTTTAACCAGTGTGTCGCAGTCAGCTCTTGAGAGGGTTGCCGTAACGAGCGCAACATTTGATGGAGCGTTAATTTTATCAAGCCTTAAGGAAACCTTTCCCAGCGCAGGATCTGCAGGTTTTTCCTGGGGGCCTGTAGAACTGTCTTTTGAACAGCTGCTTAAAAATAAGAGAGAGAATATGAACAGAACTCCGGTAAGAAGGGTTTTCATTTTTGCCCCTGGGGATTATTAATTAAAATAACATAAATGATTTATATTCCGCGAGATTTATCTTATTTTACACTACTCAAATTATAACTCTTAATTTTAAATGGCAATCAAATTCCGGGTAATTATTGAACTAATTTCACAAATAAATATGAAATAATTACCCATTTGTGACGCAAAATACACTAAAGCCTAAAAACATTTGAAAATACTATTCATAAATATTTCAGACATCGTAGGCGGTGCTGCAATTGCCGCAAGGCGCCTGGGCATGGGGCTGGAAAAGTACCATAATACCGAAAACTTCTTTGTGGTAAGGAGTAAAGCTTCAACAGATAAAAATGTGTTTCCTACCAGGGAGAGCGGCTTTGTACAGGTAGCTGAAAAGTGGTTTAATATTTTTTCAAATCTGCTTGGAATTCAGTACCAGTATCTTCCTTTTTCTCCTAAAGTCATACTCCAGAAAACACGTGAAATCAAGCCAGACATTATCAGTCTCCATAATACTCTTGGCGGATACTTTACTACTTCCCTTATAAGAGAGCTTTCCAAAGAGGCTCCCATCGTCTGGACGCTGCACGACATGTGGGCCTTTACCGGAAACTCAGCCCACACCTTCGGCGACGTGTCCTGGAAGGAGATGAAAAACAGCAGGTCAAACACGCGCATTTATCCATCCATTGGTATAAATACAGGGAGTATGCTGCTCAGGCAGAAGAAAAAAATTTACTCTGAGTCAGACATTACCGTTGTAACTCCTTCAGACTGGCTTTTGAGTCTGGCCAAAGAAAGCCCGGTTTTTGCGGGAAAAGAGCTTCATCACATTTTTAACGGAATTGATCTTGACATATTTAAGCCCCGTTCCGGGGAGGAGTTAAGAAAAAGCCTTAATATTCCCCCTGATGCCAGGGTTATTATGTTCAGCGCTGAAAAGCTGAATAAGAATCCTTATAAAGGAGGAAGGGACTTAATTGAAATCTTAAAGATCATTAATGCCAGGACAGAAAAAAAAGTGCACCTTCTTATTCTCGGAATAGGAAGGCTTGAGGAACTGGAGCTTTTTAACAACTTTACCGTCCATACGACCGGATACGTGAGAGATGAGGCAGAGGTAGCGGAATATCTTTCCATGGCGGATCTGTTTGTATACCCCACGCGGGCAGACAATCTATCCAATGCGCTCATTGAATCCGTCGCCTCGGGCACGCCTGCCGTTACATTTGACGTAGGAGGGTGCAAAGAGATAATAAAAAATGACGTAAGCGGCTGCCTTATAGGGCCTTTTAATATAGAAAAATTTGCCGGGGAAACTCTCCGCCTTCTTACTTCGGATGAAAAGCTGAAGGAGTTATCGCATAAAAGCCGGAAATTTGCAGAAGAGAACTTTTCGCTTAAAAGTATGAGTGAGAGCTACTATGAGCTCTTCGAAAAGAAAATAAGAAGAAAGTGAAAGATAAACTTTCTTCTACTTTTTAATTTTTAATTGGTTTAAGATCTCCGCCATATCTCTGGCAATTGTCTTGCGGTCAAACTTTCTTACCTTCTCCAGGTCAGTTTTCAGTGCATCGGCTTTTTCAAAAAATTCCTCTGCCGGGCTGTTATAGGGGAATAGCATGCCTGCATTTGTCTTTCTTAAAATTTCTTCCACCTCGTCATTATCATCGCCAAATGCAATTATGGGCTTTCCCGTTCTAAGGTATTCAAAGAGTTTCCCCGGCAGGTGCCTGGGTTCTGTTGCACAGACAAGGAGGTATGAAGCCCTCATCATCTCTTTTACGACCTCGCTATATGGGAGGAACCCTGAATACTCCACCCTGTCATTCAGGCCAAGATCTTCAAGCGACTTTTTAATGTGGGGCCCAACGGTGCCGATAAACTTCAGCTTTATGTTACCGCCTTTTTCGATCCGGCTTTTAACAGTCTTCCAGAAAGGCACCTGGTTCTGGTAGTCAAATATGTTACCCGCATGAAGGAGAATCTTTTCGTCTTTTGGAGGCTTCACCTCAAGGCCTTCAAAGCTGTCCTCATTATAGCCCCAGTAAAGAACGTGCGACTTACTTTTTAAGAAGGGGTATTTTTTTACAAAGTCCTCTTTAGTATTCTTAGTTACGAAGACGACCTCCGAGGCCTCTTTCATAACGGACCTTTCAAAATAGTTATCCAGCGCCAGTGTTACGGGATTTCTCTTAAATCCCCTGTAATAAACTATATCAATCCAGGGATCAATTAACACGGGCACGTGCGGGATATTGAAGGCTTTTGAAAGCTTTTTTCCAATAAGGTGCGTCGAGTGCGGGGGGCCGACGGTAACAATGGCGTCTATTTTATTACTCTTCAGGTATTCTTTTCCCCTTTGGACCGCCTTAGGGTACCAGCCGATCCTGGCATCAGGCACAAAGAGGTTCATTCTTATCCAGATGGAAATCCTGTGGGGTAAGCTTTTGTTTGTTTTTGATATTGTTTCGGAGGCAACGAGGGGTTCATCCTGAGATTTCCCCAGAAACTTCCTGTAGAGCCTGAACGGATCGAAGTAGCCTGTTTTCATTACCTCCAGCTCGGGAGAAATTTCCTTCAAGAGGCTTTCATCCTTAGCTGAAAACGTATCCTCATTTACTGTCAGTACAGAGGGCTGCCAGCCTGAGGAGGGCAGGTACTTTATAATTTTAAGCGGCCAGTGGAGTGTGGCTTTACCCGAAGGAGGCCAGAAAAAGGTAATAAACAGGACTTTTTTCATACTTTAAGAGAATTTCAGTTATTGGTCAACCAAATATACTATTGTTATTGCTATTTATTGTATATTTTTATTTGCTTATCTTTTGTTTAAATGCATTAAGTTTAAACAGATAAATTTCCTGAACTGTTCATAAATAAAAGAAAATAATATGCATACGGAAAAGTCCCGTTTTTCTGCAACCAGTGCTTTTTTTGTCAATGTTATAGGCATCGTTGTTATTTTTATTGTGTTGAAATCGCTTGCTGAGATTTTTATTCCTTTTATAATAGCATATTTTCTTTTTTTTGTTTTCTCTCCGTTAAACGCTCTTCTGGAAAGCAGAAAGGTTCCCATTTCGGCCGTTGCCATTCTGGACATACTC
This genomic interval carries:
- a CDS encoding glycosyltransferase; amino-acid sequence: MNVCAVIVTYNNRFNLLKQVIDGLFRINVQKIIVVDNNSEDESRSQLISLEKNNVSRLKVLYLNENTGSAGGYARGLREFYDEKSCDFVWLLDDDNVPKEDSFEVIRNFWSSLTAPDKESSIALLSSRPGRKIYETAVIQNNPDLVIGDINGFMGFTVTGFFSRIARSFFKKEAGSRDAVSHGNVAAAYYGGLFFHKSLLDIIGYPNEDLFVYSDDIEYSNRIVRKGGKIIVLFNSRIDDVDEKWHSPEDKITCLKLPLMNESNKHRFYYQIRNRIYFEKYRTKSSSLLYSFNKFVYFVILKVVLLTNKNISYSKIIKLAIKDGLKGNLGKKDTAYLG
- a CDS encoding FkbM family methyltransferase, whose protein sequence is MKGSSIISPLYSKQQMDKNKDNLSEKTFSLVRPLWMLIRKLSPKGAYIKLGDYWVKDPSLAKIDRLFPRTRQKIDVENYEENSIAALRRFVSQGDRVTIVGGGYGITGIVAMEKGGQVTLIEASKERAKDILKTWEEYKLKGTVIHGYVGSPVNVWGEMEGADKIEEIPDCDILELDCESGEKEVLANLGIQPRVIIVESHGDLGSPTSLVKELLERKGYEIIEEKDEEPSRDIMVLVAKRK
- a CDS encoding glycosyltransferase family 2 protein, with translation MINLAPIALFVYNRPVHTSETLKALKENVYAAESELFVFSDGPRSSKDIPQVNEVREIVKKISGFKNITIIEQKENLGLANSIISGVTKLCNEYGKVIVLEDDLISSPYFLKYMNEGLNYYEGYKNVFTVCGFNHNPGIMKINKDYAFDVFFSYRNSSYGWGTWRDRWERADWELPDYNEFMLDKKKQKLFNKSGDDLTNLLVKQVKGRIDSWSIRWTYSHFKNNALAVYPRFSYIDNIGFDGSGVHCKPIYKYNNDLSKSIIDPTFVPPFTDEKVLEAFRNIYKYSLIKKAKRYIAVNLLEK
- a CDS encoding class I SAM-dependent methyltransferase; the encoded protein is MQENERLTQHYNEKYKIETERVYDDYVGLKKFPHSRIESCLKYFPLNFNGGDVLELGAGSGMLVRSFINAGISFKSYTISDFSSVRVEGMKKSVIDPRIRVEQINCENIPVESLPRYDAVIMIALIEHLIDPLGVMQNVRKLLKPGGIVYIDTPNMALYHRRLKLLRGIFPSTASKNEGLTTYDNKPVDLYDEGHLHYFTYSALSKMLLSRCGFSSVTKLGYFYGGIISEALMDKLARRWPEFFSELAVIAR
- a CDS encoding glycosyltransferase; translation: MKILFINISDIVGGAAIAARRLGMGLEKYHNTENFFVVRSKASTDKNVFPTRESGFVQVAEKWFNIFSNLLGIQYQYLPFSPKVILQKTREIKPDIISLHNTLGGYFTTSLIRELSKEAPIVWTLHDMWAFTGNSAHTFGDVSWKEMKNSRSNTRIYPSIGINTGSMLLRQKKKIYSESDITVVTPSDWLLSLAKESPVFAGKELHHIFNGIDLDIFKPRSGEELRKSLNIPPDARVIMFSAEKLNKNPYKGGRDLIEILKIINARTEKKVHLLILGIGRLEELELFNNFTVHTTGYVRDEAEVAEYLSMADLFVYPTRADNLSNALIESVASGTPAVTFDVGGCKEIIKNDVSGCLIGPFNIEKFAGETLRLLTSDEKLKELSHKSRKFAEENFSLKSMSESYYELFEKKIRRK
- a CDS encoding glycosyltransferase family 4 protein, with protein sequence MKKVLFITFFWPPSGKATLHWPLKIIKYLPSSGWQPSVLTVNEDTFSAKDESLLKEISPELEVMKTGYFDPFRLYRKFLGKSQDEPLVASETISKTNKSLPHRISIWIRMNLFVPDARIGWYPKAVQRGKEYLKSNKIDAIVTVGPPHSTHLIGKKLSKAFNIPHVPVLIDPWIDIVYYRGFKRNPVTLALDNYFERSVMKEASEVVFVTKNTKEDFVKKYPFLKSKSHVLYWGYNEDSFEGLEVKPPKDEKILLHAGNIFDYQNQVPFWKTVKSRIEKGGNIKLKFIGTVGPHIKKSLEDLGLNDRVEYSGFLPYSEVVKEMMRASYLLVCATEPRHLPGKLFEYLRTGKPIIAFGDDNDEVEEILRKTNAGMLFPYNSPAEEFFEKADALKTDLEKVRKFDRKTIARDMAEILNQLKIKK